The genomic window CGATTTCTGCGAAGACGACGTCTCCTTGCGAGTGGGTGCAATGTGCCCTGCCCGATCCAATACCTTGATCGAAAGGTCGGCTCGGACACGTGCACTCACGCTTGCGTCCTGGAGCAGTGACTTCGCCACCCGATAAGCTAGTGGCGCGCCAACCACTGCGAGATCGAGCTGGATGGATTCCGAAATTGCGGCCGCGACCGCCGGTAATCGCATCGTCTTGTAGACCGATTTCGGGTGATATCCAGCGAGCTCTGCGGCTTCCTCAGGCCGCCTGCCCTCGTTGACGATGAGCCGAACTAGTGTCCGCTGCTGTTCGGACAGATCGTATGCGGCAATTGAAGGCATCCATCCCCCTCCTTTTTAATTATCGCGCGAAGCGTTCGCGGCCGCGATGAGCCGCCGCAAGTCGATATTGTACTGAGGAACGTTCGGATTCTTCACCGGCCGCTCCAGGAGATACGCGGCTACATTCGGATCAAACCAAGCCATGTGGATGATTTCATCAGCGCTCTGCTTGTTGGACGGCAGCATCTCGAGGAGCAGCTTGAACCGCTTGATCAAACCGCCACC from Bradyrhizobium zhanjiangense includes these protein-coding regions:
- a CDS encoding DUF1192 family protein; this translates as MPSIAAYDLSEQQRTLVRLIVNEGRRPEEAAELAGYHPKSVYKTMRLPAVAAAISESIQLDLAVVGAPLAYRVAKSLLQDASVSARVRADLSIKVLDRAGHIAPTRKETSSSQKSLSEMSRDELAAFIAGNQAEIDKIEAELASRAKDVSYLG